In Stomoxys calcitrans chromosome 2, idStoCalc2.1, whole genome shotgun sequence, the following proteins share a genomic window:
- the LOC131994701 gene encoding NADH dehydrogenase [ubiquinone] 1 alpha subcomplex subunit 5-like, which yields MPQDAAYRKYTEQIVQQRSKAVEANKDITALEKAIGCGQVEELIVQAENELVLARKMLGCMTSML from the exons ATGCCACAAGATGCCGCCTATCGCAAATACACTGAACAAATTGTTCAACAACGTTCAAAAGCTGTGGAAGCC aACAAAGATATCACAGCTTTAGAGAAAGCAATTGGCTGTGGTCAAGTCGAGGAATTGATTGTCCAAGCCGAAAATGAATTGGTTCTGGCTCGTAAAATGTTGGGCTGTATGACTTCCATGCTATGA